One region of Psychrobacter sp. DAB_AL43B genomic DNA includes:
- the aroK gene encoding shikimate kinase AroK, whose amino-acid sequence MVEELPSVFLVGPMGAGKTTIGRLLAKQLGRPFVDSDWYVESQTGADIAWIFAKEGEAGFRERETRAIDELTQQPQIVLATGGGAVMAAENREYLKQRGIVIYLNAPVDVQMARTAKDKSRPLLQQPNPRKILQDLYSARDPLYRQVAHIIMPTGHTYPRHMVNQLLQQLNSFCASTYVASEPEKD is encoded by the coding sequence ATGGTTGAGGAATTACCGTCGGTATTTTTAGTAGGGCCGATGGGAGCAGGGAAGACCACAATTGGCAGATTACTGGCAAAGCAATTAGGACGACCGTTTGTAGACAGTGATTGGTATGTTGAGTCGCAAACGGGTGCTGATATTGCTTGGATATTCGCTAAAGAGGGCGAAGCAGGCTTTCGTGAACGTGAAACACGAGCAATAGATGAATTAACCCAGCAACCGCAAATTGTCTTAGCGACTGGCGGCGGTGCGGTTATGGCAGCTGAGAATCGTGAGTATCTAAAGCAGCGCGGTATAGTCATTTACCTTAATGCTCCAGTCGATGTGCAAATGGCTCGTACCGCCAAAGACAAATCGCGACCTCTGTTACAGCAGCCGAATCCCAGAAAAATATTGCAAGATTTATATAGCGCGCGCGACCCATTATATCGGCAGGTGGCGCATATTATCATGCCGACGGGACACACATATCCACGGCATATGGTCAATCAATTATTGCAGCAGCTCAATTCATTTTGCGCGTCTACGTATGTCGCTTCAGA
- the pilQ gene encoding type IV pilus secretin PilQ: MTVRNNKVMTMSNRVSSTFAISALAMSMVAISSSAYAEQRINNVSVVQTAPAVTQMRLGFTGAPVLPAAYQLDNPSRLVLDFEQVQNGLASRFNEYNIGIINDVTTLNSDSTTRLIVGLKKAGNYTTAIDGNELLLTITDPNRAVVSQVITNDPVQDVLNRNAAITTTAIVTPIVESNSGAVAPIKPTVTKTQVPADTMVVRVNPLLSPQLAASQVSKQYSYDGLSAVNFSAGNDGGGNVSIALANEAIPVDVQRQGNKLVVRLTGSTVPRNLLRRLNINSGLVDSIDTKNQGQNGVITINMKEDYEYQAYQSGNQLNIGIRKPELLREPTLEEKVYTGEALSMEFQDVEIRSVLDILAQFTEMNIVASDSVAGNITLRLINVPWDQALDIILKSKNLGKRENGNVILVAPSTELAQQEAQDLEAQQAVESYAPLRTEYIRLSYAKAADVLTLISQGSGGSSGSSSTGNANDSNTLLSNRGTVTVDERTNTLIVKDVAASIENIHKLIGKIDIPVRQVMIEARIVSASDNFSKEIGVRWGILSNGAANNRNLLVGGSNQTLWDLKDFDVETTTVNGQTISYPKYDISRPDNLNVDLGVDNPAGRIAFGLLGISDFMLDLELSAMQADNRGEVISTPKILTADKQTAKVSSGTQIPYQEASASGATTTSFKEAALSLEATPNITPDGKIGLQLLITNGTPTIINNQVAIAEDSISTNVIVEDGQTIVLGGVFKNRTSNGVDKVPFLGDLPYIGRAFRKDVRSTSKEELLIFITPKLINDGISRLD, translated from the coding sequence ATGACAGTACGCAATAACAAGGTAATGACGATGAGCAACCGCGTATCTTCTACTTTTGCCATCTCAGCATTGGCAATGAGTATGGTAGCAATAAGTAGCAGTGCCTATGCCGAACAGCGCATCAATAATGTTTCTGTCGTGCAGACTGCCCCAGCCGTGACGCAAATGCGTTTGGGATTTACAGGCGCGCCAGTATTACCTGCCGCTTACCAGTTAGATAATCCCAGCCGTTTGGTGTTGGATTTTGAACAGGTGCAAAATGGGCTTGCCAGTCGCTTTAATGAATATAATATCGGTATAATCAATGACGTCACTACGCTGAACAGCGATAGTACCACGCGTCTTATTGTTGGGCTAAAAAAAGCTGGCAACTATACCACGGCTATTGATGGCAATGAGTTATTGCTGACGATTACCGACCCTAATCGTGCTGTGGTTAGCCAAGTGATTACCAATGATCCTGTTCAAGATGTGCTTAATCGCAATGCTGCCATCACCACTACTGCGATTGTCACCCCAATCGTAGAGAGCAATAGCGGAGCAGTTGCTCCTATTAAGCCGACCGTAACAAAAACCCAAGTGCCTGCTGACACTATGGTAGTACGAGTCAACCCCTTGTTAAGTCCACAGCTTGCGGCCTCACAAGTTAGCAAGCAGTATAGTTATGACGGACTAAGCGCCGTTAATTTTTCAGCAGGGAATGATGGCGGCGGTAATGTAAGTATTGCCCTTGCCAATGAAGCAATTCCAGTGGATGTTCAGCGCCAAGGTAATAAACTGGTCGTACGCTTGACTGGAAGTACCGTGCCTAGAAATCTATTACGCCGCTTGAATATTAATAGCGGTCTGGTTGATAGTATTGATACTAAAAACCAAGGTCAAAATGGTGTCATCACCATTAATATGAAAGAAGATTATGAATATCAAGCCTATCAGTCAGGTAATCAGTTAAATATCGGTATCAGAAAGCCAGAGCTACTACGCGAACCAACGCTTGAAGAAAAAGTTTATACGGGTGAAGCGTTATCTATGGAGTTTCAAGACGTCGAAATTCGTAGTGTATTAGATATTTTGGCACAATTTACAGAGATGAACATCGTTGCTAGTGATTCGGTCGCTGGTAATATCACCTTGCGCCTTATTAATGTACCTTGGGATCAAGCGCTTGATATTATTCTCAAGAGTAAAAATCTGGGCAAGCGCGAAAATGGTAATGTGATTTTGGTTGCGCCCTCTACTGAGCTTGCGCAGCAAGAAGCTCAAGACCTTGAAGCACAGCAAGCCGTTGAGTCTTATGCACCACTACGCACTGAATATATTCGTCTAAGCTATGCAAAAGCAGCAGATGTTTTGACGCTTATCTCGCAAGGTAGCGGCGGCTCTTCTGGCAGCAGTAGTACAGGCAACGCAAATGACAGCAACACCTTATTGTCTAATCGTGGTACGGTAACGGTCGACGAGCGTACCAATACCTTAATCGTTAAAGATGTGGCAGCCAGTATTGAAAATATTCATAAGTTAATTGGCAAAATTGATATTCCTGTCCGTCAAGTAATGATTGAAGCACGTATCGTCAGCGCTAGCGATAACTTTAGTAAAGAGATTGGCGTTCGTTGGGGTATCTTGTCAAACGGCGCCGCCAATAACCGAAACTTGCTGGTTGGTGGTAGCAATCAAACCTTATGGGATTTAAAAGATTTTGATGTAGAGACAACGACAGTCAATGGACAAACGATCTCTTATCCTAAATACGATATCAGCCGTCCTGATAACTTAAACGTCGACTTGGGTGTTGATAATCCTGCTGGCCGTATTGCTTTTGGTCTACTTGGTATCTCTGATTTTATGTTGGATCTTGAGTTGTCAGCCATGCAAGCAGACAATCGTGGTGAAGTTATCTCTACACCAAAGATTTTGACGGCTGATAAACAAACCGCAAAGGTATCTTCTGGTACGCAGATTCCTTATCAAGAAGCATCGGCCAGTGGCGCCACTACTACCAGCTTTAAAGAAGCAGCATTAAGTCTGGAAGCCACGCCAAACATTACTCCAGATGGTAAGATTGGTTTGCAACTGTTAATCACTAATGGCACACCTACCATTATTAACAATCAGGTTGCTATCGCCGAAGACTCTATTTCAACCAACGTGATTGTCGAAGATGGTCAAACGATTGTATTGGGCGGCGTCTTTAAGAACCGTACCAGTAATGGTGTCGATAAGGTACCTTTCTTAGGCGACTTGCCTTATATTGGTCGCGCCTTCCGCAAAGATGTACGTAGCACCTCTAAAGAAGAGCTACTGATATTTATCACGCCAAAACTGATCAATGATGGCATTAGTCGCTTAGATTAA
- a CDS encoding pilus assembly protein PilP, giving the protein MTSQKLPMLLILSTAVLSMTGCTDRIGLAEQAMADVRNQSAQPIEPPPKAELVEDFVYSASAQRSPFLPPSLVNVQGPTTSIDGVRPDITRVKEPLEQYELSQLVFRGVVISPEGQQYALVQRPDGSVASVRVGNYLGINDGRIVEITPTQINLIEIVPDSRAGFVEKPQSLVSPIS; this is encoded by the coding sequence ATGACTAGCCAAAAACTACCCATGCTACTGATTTTAAGCACTGCAGTTTTATCTATGACTGGTTGTACTGATCGTATTGGTTTGGCAGAGCAGGCGATGGCTGATGTTCGCAACCAGTCAGCACAGCCGATTGAGCCACCGCCTAAAGCTGAGCTGGTAGAAGATTTTGTCTATAGCGCCAGTGCACAGCGTAGCCCATTTTTGCCACCAAGTTTAGTGAATGTACAAGGTCCGACGACCTCTATTGATGGCGTGCGCCCTGATATAACCCGAGTCAAAGAACCGCTTGAGCAATACGAGCTATCGCAACTGGTCTTTCGCGGTGTCGTTATTTCACCCGAAGGTCAGCAATACGCTTTAGTACAGCGTCCTGATGGTTCGGTTGCGAGCGTTAGAGTCGGTAATTATCTTGGAATAAATGACGGCCGTATTGTTGAAATCACGCCGACCCAGATTAACTTGATTGAAATTGTGCCAGACAGCCGTGCTGGGTTTGTTGAAAAACCCCAGTCACTAGTGTCCCCTATAAGCTAA
- a CDS encoding type 4a pilus biogenesis protein PilO codes for MKLTRKKTLIKTKKTALKSKKQFDLNEFRRSFESLDAENYGSWPLPVKVTVISFIIALIAAISWALPISSKIDEITAAESQQQTLLDSYREKESRARHLKAYQAQVIQMETEFNTLLDQLPKDTRVSELVEGINMTGVGSNIRFQDISVEPEIENEFFIEQPIRIAALGEYHQFGSFISGLAALPRIITMHDFEVSNPQPTLDVLPELNLVLQTKTYRSKEAAPEGDETVATAEAAPTDAAGGN; via the coding sequence ATGAAGCTGACCCGTAAAAAAACGCTTATTAAAACCAAAAAGACTGCTTTAAAATCAAAGAAGCAATTTGATTTAAATGAGTTTCGACGCAGTTTTGAGTCATTGGATGCTGAAAACTATGGCAGTTGGCCGCTCCCAGTCAAAGTCACTGTTATTAGTTTTATTATTGCCTTGATTGCCGCCATTTCATGGGCGCTACCAATTAGCAGTAAAATCGACGAAATTACAGCGGCTGAAAGTCAACAGCAAACTCTACTTGATAGCTACCGTGAAAAAGAATCACGTGCTCGCCATCTAAAGGCGTATCAAGCACAAGTTATTCAGATGGAAACTGAGTTTAATACCTTACTCGACCAGCTACCAAAAGATACTCGCGTATCAGAATTAGTAGAGGGTATCAATATGACGGGCGTGGGTAGTAATATACGTTTCCAAGATATTTCAGTAGAGCCTGAAATTGAAAATGAATTCTTCATTGAGCAGCCTATTCGTATCGCTGCGTTGGGTGAATATCATCAGTTTGGTAGCTTTATTAGTGGTTTGGCAGCTTTACCGCGCATTATCACTATGCACGATTTTGAAGTCAGTAATCCACAGCCGACCTTGGATGTTTTACCGGAGCTTAATTTGGTACTACAAACCAAAACTTATCGCTCAAAAGAAGCGGCTCCTGAAGGCGATGAAACGGTTGCCACTGCCGAAGCCGCTCCTACTGATGCTGCAGGAGGCAACTAA
- a CDS encoding PilN domain-containing protein, producing MARINLLPWRQEERARRNKEFITLVVAVTLLTLLAAFASWSYFNNELDEQLDANALIEQENALLDKALVEIDSLEQRREDIISRMQVIQDLQGRRPVPVRLWDDLAKAIPPALYLNNLKREGDVLTLTGLADNPNIVSSLIRNLDNSKWMGNSAVSNIQQNITAYQAAPTLETTVTTGAQPRPIYPEDSYVQFVVTTKVQSETAAPVDGTTGPGGEL from the coding sequence ATGGCTCGTATTAACTTATTGCCCTGGCGGCAAGAAGAGCGCGCACGCCGTAATAAAGAATTTATCACCTTAGTGGTGGCAGTGACTTTGCTTACTTTGCTCGCTGCATTCGCTTCTTGGAGTTATTTTAACAATGAACTCGACGAACAGTTGGATGCCAATGCGCTGATTGAGCAAGAAAATGCGCTCTTAGATAAAGCTTTAGTAGAAATTGATAGCTTGGAGCAGCGCCGTGAAGATATCATCTCACGTATGCAGGTTATCCAAGACTTACAAGGTCGACGCCCTGTGCCTGTGCGTTTATGGGATGATCTTGCCAAAGCCATTCCTCCAGCACTTTATTTAAATAATTTAAAGCGTGAAGGTGATGTGCTGACGTTGACAGGTCTTGCAGACAATCCAAACATCGTATCAAGTTTGATTCGTAATCTTGATAATAGTAAGTGGATGGGTAATTCAGCCGTCAGTAATATCCAGCAAAATATCACGGCTTATCAAGCTGCGCCTACTTTAGAAACCACGGTCACCACTGGTGCACAACCGCGTCCTATTTATCCTGAAGACAGTTATGTACAGTTTGTGGTAACGACTAAAGTACAGTCGGAGACAGCTGCACCTGTAGATGGCACTACTGGACCTGGAGGTGAGTTATGA
- the pilM gene encoding type IV pilus assembly protein PilM — protein sequence MRLFTSKSRHLIGVDICTTSVKLVDIQRQQGVFHLKSYGTEILPEGVVIDKLIIDTETVGNAIASLARRCQVSSSSAATAVSGSAVITKVIDMDMVLNDVEREAQIRLDADQYVPYPLEDVNLDFEVLGPSLINDDMVQVLLAASRSENVDQRVDALTFGGLQTKVMDIESHAIERAFGLMADSLPNLPDLVALVDIGHNQTTLYVAKNGEFIYSREQLFGGSQLTEAIQNRYGLSAEEATISKRERTLPDDYYSDVLTPFIENIIQQITRSLQFYFSSSQYSSIDHVVLAGGSSSIAGLAGMAQQRLGVPVSIANPFINMTIAPHIDNEQLAIDSPSLMAACGLALRSFD from the coding sequence GTGAGGCTATTTACTTCTAAGAGTCGACATTTAATTGGCGTGGATATTTGTACCACCTCAGTAAAGTTGGTCGACATACAGCGCCAACAAGGCGTTTTTCATTTAAAATCTTATGGTACTGAAATACTACCAGAAGGCGTAGTCATCGACAAACTCATTATAGACACTGAGACTGTAGGGAATGCCATAGCAAGCTTGGCTCGACGTTGCCAAGTTTCGAGTAGCAGCGCTGCAACCGCAGTCTCAGGGTCAGCGGTGATTACTAAAGTCATCGATATGGATATGGTGCTCAATGATGTGGAGCGCGAAGCTCAAATTCGTCTGGATGCTGATCAATATGTGCCTTATCCATTAGAAGATGTTAATTTGGATTTTGAGGTATTAGGTCCGTCTCTTATAAACGACGACATGGTACAAGTGCTACTCGCCGCTTCTCGCTCGGAAAACGTCGACCAAAGGGTTGACGCCTTAACGTTTGGTGGTCTACAAACTAAAGTCATGGATATTGAGTCTCATGCGATCGAACGTGCTTTTGGTTTGATGGCAGACAGTTTGCCAAATCTGCCAGATTTAGTGGCTTTAGTCGATATTGGGCATAATCAAACGACTTTATATGTTGCTAAAAACGGTGAGTTTATTTATAGCCGAGAGCAATTATTTGGTGGAAGTCAGCTAACTGAGGCGATACAGAACCGTTATGGACTATCGGCTGAAGAAGCCACTATTAGTAAACGTGAGCGTACTTTACCTGATGATTACTATTCTGATGTATTGACCCCATTTATAGAAAATATTATTCAACAGATTACTCGTTCGTTGCAATTTTACTTCTCCTCAAGCCAATATAGCAGTATTGATCATGTGGTACTTGCTGGTGGCAGTAGCTCTATTGCTGGTCTTGCTGGTATGGCCCAACAGAGATTGGGCGTGCCTGTTAGCATAGCAAATCCGTTTATCAACATGACCATTGCTCCGCATATCGATAATGAGCAGCTGGCGATTGATTCACCAAGCTTAATGGCCGCTTGCGGTCTAGCGTTAAGGAGCTTTGACTAA
- a CDS encoding penicillin-binding protein 1A yields MTKKNATVRLIHFLVGLFIACLALAVILALAVPIGFYGMAMYLSPTLPSTQEIKTANLEMPLQIYSSDDKLIGQYGNRLSLPITFDEIPEDLTHAFLAAEDASFFQHSGISIKGLGRAVTEVVTDDDSQTGGSTITMQVAKNYFLSSERTLNRKLTELFLARKIEDELSKNDILTLYVNKIYLGEGAYGIRAAAKKYYSKSLESLTIAEMAMLAGLPKAPSKYNPVANPSRALTRRNWIIGRMHELGYINKAQHDEAINAPIGINLYQEKLDVNMPYLAEMTRSALVDRYGEQVMHGGWRVRLTVDSKAQTDAEAAVLTGLVAYEHRHGWRGAEANDEPLENFRRYSNMSPAKVTKVNARSFEATMPSGESITVNWSGMSWARKYISADRIGYFPSNASQIVSKNDIIRLIPTASGGWQLGQIPKVQGSLVSLNPETGAVRALIGGFDFNHSKFNRALQGWRQPGSTIKPLVYTAALEKGYRPDSIVSDRPIQVGDWKPKNSDGRFLGDITLRRGLYLSRNLVSIRLLQAIGISDVRNLLDEFGLDKEKLPTTLSLALGAGQATPLQMATAYATFANGGHRVQPYFIEQIYNYNNKLLFQANPQQACALCFNDQLDDVNKKLLEDYELKKEKDSKTVDSIDEKARSKANSSNENPDSDIDVENGDNTAKASKEVDLSVYDASPESDRLKAPVIQYVRAEQAPRILKPRVAFEMADILRDVVQRGTAFKAKSLGRDDIGGKTGTTNEAKDAWFAGFHPTNATVVWMGFDQPSTLGRREYGGVAALPVWMDFMKAQLKDTPHQWVSINNRAKSKKQKQSIIEMIDEGVTDLEDEDADIGKSEKPVKTTTQQRQPPTPKPVEMPESTPVSKPTNNSSANSNSPTQKPKPLAPTPVERMPTMPE; encoded by the coding sequence ATGACCAAAAAAAATGCTACCGTTCGTCTTATTCACTTTTTGGTGGGGCTTTTCATCGCTTGTTTAGCGTTAGCGGTTATATTGGCGCTTGCCGTACCTATTGGATTTTATGGTATGGCGATGTATTTATCGCCAACCTTGCCTAGTACTCAAGAGATTAAAACGGCAAATTTAGAGATGCCATTACAGATATATAGTAGTGATGACAAGTTAATTGGACAGTATGGCAATCGCCTATCACTACCCATTACCTTTGACGAGATACCGGAAGATTTGACCCACGCTTTTTTGGCAGCAGAAGATGCCTCATTTTTTCAGCATAGTGGTATCAGCATTAAAGGGCTTGGTCGTGCCGTTACTGAAGTAGTGACTGACGATGACAGCCAAACTGGCGGCTCAACCATCACCATGCAGGTGGCCAAAAACTACTTTTTAAGCTCAGAACGTACCTTAAATCGCAAGCTGACAGAGTTATTTCTAGCTCGTAAAATTGAAGACGAGCTGAGTAAAAACGATATCCTCACCCTTTATGTCAACAAAATTTATTTAGGAGAAGGCGCTTACGGTATTCGCGCCGCTGCTAAAAAATATTATAGTAAATCACTAGAAAGCCTCACCATTGCCGAAATGGCCATGCTAGCAGGGTTGCCAAAAGCGCCTTCTAAATATAATCCGGTGGCCAACCCTAGTCGCGCGCTCACGCGGCGTAACTGGATTATCGGACGCATGCATGAATTGGGCTATATTAATAAAGCCCAACATGACGAAGCTATCAACGCCCCAATCGGCATTAACCTTTATCAAGAAAAACTTGATGTTAATATGCCTTATTTGGCAGAAATGACACGTTCTGCGTTGGTTGACCGCTATGGTGAACAAGTCATGCATGGCGGCTGGCGTGTACGCCTTACCGTTGATAGTAAAGCACAGACAGATGCCGAGGCTGCCGTACTAACAGGATTGGTTGCTTATGAGCATCGCCATGGTTGGCGCGGCGCTGAAGCAAATGACGAACCCCTTGAAAACTTCCGCCGTTATAGCAATATGTCGCCCGCTAAAGTCACTAAGGTTAACGCCCGTAGTTTTGAGGCGACAATGCCTTCAGGTGAAAGTATTACGGTCAACTGGTCTGGTATGAGTTGGGCGCGCAAATATATTTCTGCCGATCGTATTGGTTACTTTCCTAGTAATGCCAGCCAAATTGTCAGTAAAAACGACATCATTCGCCTGATACCTACCGCTAGTGGTGGTTGGCAGTTGGGACAAATACCTAAGGTACAAGGTAGCTTGGTCTCTTTGAATCCTGAAACAGGTGCCGTTCGAGCACTGATTGGTGGCTTTGATTTTAACCATAGTAAATTCAATCGTGCCCTTCAAGGCTGGCGCCAACCGGGTTCAACCATCAAACCACTTGTTTACACTGCGGCGCTAGAAAAAGGCTATCGTCCAGATAGTATTGTCTCCGATCGTCCGATTCAAGTAGGTGACTGGAAACCTAAAAATTCTGATGGTCGTTTTTTAGGTGATATTACCTTACGCCGCGGGCTATATTTATCACGTAACTTAGTTTCTATTCGCTTACTGCAAGCGATTGGAATCTCTGATGTGCGCAATCTATTGGATGAATTTGGACTGGATAAAGAAAAGCTACCAACCACTTTGTCTCTGGCCTTAGGTGCCGGTCAGGCCACCCCATTACAAATGGCAACAGCTTACGCCACCTTTGCCAATGGCGGTCACCGCGTTCAGCCTTATTTTATCGAACAAATTTATAACTATAATAATAAACTCCTATTTCAAGCCAATCCTCAGCAAGCTTGTGCCTTATGTTTCAATGATCAGCTTGACGACGTTAATAAAAAACTCCTCGAAGATTATGAATTGAAAAAAGAAAAGGATAGTAAGACAGTTGATTCTATTGATGAAAAAGCGCGCTCTAAAGCTAACTCTTCAAATGAGAATCCAGATAGTGATATAGACGTAGAGAATGGTGACAATACGGCCAAAGCTAGTAAAGAGGTGGATTTAAGCGTTTATGATGCTAGCCCAGAATCGGATCGTCTAAAAGCGCCTGTTATACAGTACGTACGTGCTGAGCAAGCGCCGCGTATTTTAAAACCAAGGGTGGCTTTTGAGATGGCAGATATCTTACGCGATGTGGTACAGCGTGGTACAGCCTTTAAAGCAAAATCTTTGGGACGTGATGACATTGGTGGCAAGACTGGTACTACCAACGAGGCAAAAGATGCTTGGTTTGCAGGATTCCATCCTACCAACGCAACAGTGGTATGGATGGGGTTTGATCAACCCTCAACGTTGGGTCGACGTGAGTATGGTGGTGTAGCAGCATTACCAGTATGGATGGACTTTATGAAAGCCCAATTAAAAGACACTCCTCATCAGTGGGTCTCTATTAATAACAGAGCTAAGTCCAAAAAACAAAAGCAAAGTATTATAGAGATGATAGATGAAGGGGTTACCGATCTTGAAGACGAAGATGCCGATATAGGCAAATCAGAAAAGCCCGTCAAGACCACCACACAACAACGTCAACCACCTACTCCTAAGCCTGTCGAAATGCCGGAGAGTACACCGGTATCAAAACCTACTAATAACAGTAGTGCTAATAGTAACAGTCCAACGCAGAAACCAAAACCGTTAGCGCCCACGCCTGTGGAACGTATGCCAACGATGCCAGAATAA
- a CDS encoding DUF6586 family protein has protein sequence MAGKTRVAKYQADRTNQKLYFCRLACQAAASTNDKQHYQAHCETAIFHLYGTFLAFVQELGYFYNITLAAPTLSDIEAALSERTQVSPEVQRLQQLQQQGFLANIEHAYQRCLYAVVSDPIIDEQVNRGATESPDLIVNVVTLSNQWLPDDATIREWRQQFLELIEQLRAGMVEF, from the coding sequence ATGGCTGGTAAGACTCGCGTTGCTAAGTATCAAGCTGACCGTACCAATCAAAAGCTATATTTTTGTCGTCTGGCCTGTCAAGCTGCGGCAAGTACTAACGATAAGCAGCACTATCAAGCGCATTGTGAAACGGCTATTTTTCATTTATACGGTACTTTCTTAGCTTTTGTACAAGAGCTTGGTTATTTTTATAATATAACGTTGGCGGCACCAACGCTGTCAGATATTGAAGCGGCGCTCAGTGAGCGTACCCAAGTATCGCCGGAAGTGCAGCGCTTACAGCAGCTACAACAACAGGGGTTTTTAGCGAATATAGAGCACGCTTACCAGCGCTGTTTATATGCCGTAGTATCTGATCCTATAATCGATGAACAGGTAAATAGAGGTGCAACAGAGTCGCCCGATCTTATTGTAAATGTCGTTACATTATCGAATCAGTGGTTGCCGGATGATGCAACAATACGTGAATGGCGCCAGCAGTTTTTGGAGCTGATAGAACAGCTACGTGCTGGTATGGTAGAGTTTTAA